The Aminipila terrae nucleotide sequence AATTACTCTGGATGATGAAAAACAAACTATAAATATTCAGGATCATAAAGGGGAAAATATCCTTTCTATAGATGGTGAAAACGGCAGCGTGACCATCGAAGCGAAAAAAAGTATTTGCTTTGAAGCTGGACAGAAAGTTTCTTTAAAATTAAATGGAACAGACAATAGTATTGAACTTAAAGCGGGAAAAATAGATTTAAATGCAAATCAGGCATCAACAATAAAAGCTCAGAATGTAAAAGTATCAGGGACATCGGTTGAAGTGAAGGGCAGTGGAAGCACTAAAGTTCAGACTTCGGGGGTATTAACCCTCAAAGGTTCCATGACAAAGATAAACTAGGAAGGAGGTTTCCTGATGAACAGAGATTTTGCAAAAAGTTTTTTAGGTGCTGGGTGGAAATTTCCTATCACAGTAGATGAAGCTACTGGCAGAATATCCATCTCACAGTATGAGGAAGATATAAAAGAAGCCATAAAGATTATAATTATGACCAATAAGGGCGAGCGGGTTATGCGTCCGGAATTTGGCTGTGATATTCATAAGTACATATTTGGAGGTATGGATTATACTACCATCATGCAGATGGAGAGTGAAGTCAGAGAAGCTTTAATTAATTGGGAGCCCAGAATCACAGATATAGAGGTATCTGTGGAGATGACGGAGAATCAGGATAATCCGTTGATTAATATCAGCTATGTGGTGAGAGCTACAAACAATCCATATAATTTGGTATATCCGTATTTTATAAAGGAAGGCAGTGAGTAAGGAGGCGTAGTGAATTGAGGATTCCTAATATTGATAATAGAACCGAAAAGGACATTAT carries:
- a CDS encoding GPW/gp25 family protein gives rise to the protein MNRDFAKSFLGAGWKFPITVDEATGRISISQYEEDIKEAIKIIIMTNKGERVMRPEFGCDIHKYIFGGMDYTTIMQMESEVREALINWEPRITDIEVSVEMTENQDNPLINISYVVRATNNPYNLVYPYFIKEGSE